In one Lolium rigidum isolate FL_2022 chromosome 3, APGP_CSIRO_Lrig_0.1, whole genome shotgun sequence genomic region, the following are encoded:
- the LOC124700400 gene encoding uncharacterized protein LOC124700400 — protein sequence MDSSNAQPEGSKPSAPQNPAMDSCRKKKTDDATFLEDVKEHIDEFINASMDEHKTCFKKTISKMFGMSKIVAERSAAAAAKEAEVESALPLQTSVSQ from the exons ATGGATTCCAGCAATGCACAGCCTGAAGGTTCAAAGCCATCTGCTCCCCAAAACCCTGCCATGGATTCGTGCCGGAAGAagaaaactgatgatgctacctTCCTTGAAGATGTGAAAGAGCACATCGACGAGTTCATCAACGCCTCCATGGATGAGCACAAGACCTGCTTCAAGAAGACCATTTCAAAG ATGTTTGGCATGTCGAAGATTGTTGCGGAGCGGTCCGCTGCAGCAGCAGCAAAGGAAGCTGAAGTCGAGAGCGCTTTGCCTCTTCAGACCAGCGTGTCCCAGTAG